Genomic DNA from uncultured Methanospirillum sp.:
CTTCCTCATTTCGTGCATATATGGCATCACGCTCACCGGGCACAAGGGGGACGACTTCACTCACCGGCCTCCCTTCGGCCTCTCCGGACGGATGGGAGGCGGGAGAGTAGTCCGGAGTGAAGCCTGATTCATACTCGTTCATCGCCCTGATGCAGCTTGCGGTGAACCACTCCTGGTACTCCTCATCCCTGGCAGTGATGGTTCCTCCCATAATGATCAGTTCAGCCTTGTCCACATGATGGCCGAGCTGTTCAAACTGGGCCAATCGTGCAGCAGTCTGATCATAGGGATCAAAACCGTGGTGGAAGGCACGTCTGGCTGCAGGTTCACCACCGGTATAACTCTGGGGAGAATGGTACTCATGGTCCGGCCCTCCCGGACAAGGGAGGCACTTGCCATGAGGACAGGGAGCAGGTGAAGTCATCACGGCAACCGGGGCAACTCCAGAGAGAGTCCGCGATGGCTTGACCTGCAGAATGGGGCGGAGCAACTCACGCTCACCTTCGGTCGCACAGGCAAAGATATCAGAATTCCGAGGGACCCTGGGGAGACGATATTTCTTACAGACCGTTGCAACGATCCGTCGGAGATTGAGATCCTGAGGATCTGCAGCTAAAAGAAGGGAGACGATCTCCCGATATGCGGTCTCGTCGTCCATTATGTCAGTTTTCAACTGCTATTTCAGGTGTGACCATATCAGTAAAGCCTATCAACTGGGGTTTATGCTGCTGTTTAATATGGTCAACGATCTCCTGTCCAAGAACGAGGATAGCTTCCTTATGTGACCTCTTGTTCTTGTGGATATGGACAGGAGAGATGTGCAGAGTATCATACTGATCAGTGGGGACTTCCTCACTGGTGGTAAGTTCATAATACTTCTTAACGTGGACAAAAAGCATGTGTAAATGTAGCAACTCTTCCTTCTGCACTCTATCACCTGGAACACTCATCTGCTATCTCCACTGGTGTCAGGATATAGATTATGCAAATGATTTATTAAAGGGATAGACCTGAAGAGCGCATAACAAAAATGAACCCCAAAACAGGGGATTCATCCGCGCTGTAAGAGGAGCAGTCCCCGTTAATCCATAAGGATGCGATATACAGCATAAACTGAAAAATACGCGAGAGAAACTGATTTACTGAGTTGTTCTGGGAAGTACATCAGGGAGAGGAATAACCCTGACCAACACTGGTGTATAGTCTGAACGGCACTCGATCTGATCCTCCGGCAGAATCTCGGTGATGATATACTTCTGACCACTGACCACACCGGCAGGATGGCAGTCGGCATACCATTCACATGCCTCATCACAATCAGGTAATCTGATAAGAACGGTTGTATTCTTTTTAGCAAGGTCTTCAGGAACCCGGATCTCAACCGGTGCTTCGGTTACATCCACAGTCACTGTCCCCTTCAGATGTACCGGACAGGAGTGATTGGCTGCCCTGATTGCCACGACCTCATACCTTCTCCCAGTCTCAAGGTTATGACAGACCCGGGAGATAGTACATGATTCACATGCCTCGGTCCTACCGGTATAGACAAACTGAACGCCAGGCTTTGCATATGCTGCTCCGACAATGGTGACCCGGGTCTTCTTCTGATCCATAGTTATTCCTCGTATAGCATCCGCACCAGATGCTCTGCCGACTCGCGGGTGAGACCGGTATCAAGGATAGTAAACCGTTCAGGTCTGATATCCTTTGCGCTGAGCAGGGCCTGGGCGATGACCTCGTCAGGGATCTTCAGTTGCTCAGGAGTCGTAGGTGCACCGATCTGGATCAATGACTGCCTGATGGATCGCCAGTCACCGCCGTGCAGATACATTGTCATGATCGCACCAATACCGCAGACCTCTCCGTGGAGTGCACCCCCGGGCATGATCCGCTCAAGTGCATGCGCAAACTTGTGCTCTCCCCCTGAAGCCGGGCGG
This window encodes:
- a CDS encoding UPF0058 family protein → MSVPGDRVQKEELLHLHMLFVHVKKYYELTTSEEVPTDQYDTLHISPVHIHKNKRSHKEAILVLGQEIVDHIKQQHKPQLIGFTDMVTPEIAVEN
- a CDS encoding UPF0179 family protein, yielding MDQKKTRVTIVGAAYAKPGVQFVYTGRTEACESCTISRVCHNLETGRRYEVVAIRAANHSCPVHLKGTVTVDVTEAPVEIRVPEDLAKKNTTVLIRLPDCDEACEWYADCHPAGVVSGQKYIITEILPEDQIECRSDYTPVLVRVIPLPDVLPRTTQ